aagaaaaaacatcatTCTACATTAACTtcaatttccatttccttttcacattGCTTAGGTCAGAAGCAGGCCCAGGGTCTTTGAAACGTATCAGAGATGAGACATTGGCTGGAGGCTTCTGCAACACCTTGTTTTACTCTTTCTCTAGTCACTAACTCCTCCTGAGGTGCTCTGCTAGCAAAACCAGCAATAGGGCTAGCCTCCAAGTGGCCCCCAGTGTGCCCAACTGAGTGCCTAGCCCCTTGCCAGTCTCCTCCTGCTGTAGCCCCAGTATGGCAGTTGCTTCCTGAGCCACTGTGGCCCTGTCTCTCCACTGACACTGGCGCCAGAGACCCAACAGCTGTGAATGTCTCTAGAAACAGGCTTAGAGAATCAGCAGTGCCTAGTAAGTACCATCAGAATTCTTGCTGTTGGTAAATCTACTCAGAGGTGTAAAGAAATGGGacaagaatcagccaataaaATTTAGATTTGAGACCCCAGGACAATTACAGAAGCCAGAGGTGATGTCAGTTATGATTCCACCACTGAAAGTTGCCCTTGACAAGTGATTGCAGGCAAATTCTTCAGTAATTGTAGACAGACAAATTCTTCATTCCTCATCTGGGGCTTCCCAGGCCAAGCCCAAACCCATTTGTTCAATCACTCATTTGTTCAACAGGCATTTATGTAGCTCTCATCTAGGTATTTGAGTAAGTGAGGGACAAGACAGACAAAGACCTGCTGTCAGGGAGCTTACATCCAGTGGGTCTGTCAGAGGGGTCTTCTGATTTCCTTGCAAGGTAGCAGGTTCAAACAAAGATGGCTCTATATTAAGTCAGTTTCTCATCCTTGGGCATTAAACAATTACTGGTAAAAGGCTGCTAAACCCAGCAAAGACACccatcatgagaaaaaaaactgagaacaGATATTGTTGGTTTGGTGGTGACAAAAAGGACATCTAGTGTCTGCCTGCTTCCAAACCAAGGTAAGAACTAAGTAGTGCAAGGGGATAGATGGCTGGGACCAATGATGACATGTTTGTGTGAAAATTGTCCTGTCCTCATCCCTTCCCAGTCGTCTGTAGTCAATCCCCAAGTCTCAGTAAAATACCACATTCACATAAATATCTTGAAAGTTCTTCATGTTTCTATTTGGCTAAGATATATGGGAACAACTAAAAAAAAGATAGCCACACCCACAGCCTTCCCTGTACTGGGATAATCAGAAGCACTTAACATAAAAATGTCTAATCAAAACTTGTCATTTTAAGAtacatttgaaatgtaaatgATTTGTCCCATTCATAGGGAGTTTTAATATATCATGATTCAGGGGGGAATATCAAtctatttttatgataaatgcaatgaaaaatgcTACACAAGCTGATGTAATAGCAGTTTCCTCAACTTTGGTCTACATGAGGTCAGGAGTTTACAGTCATTACCATTTTCAGACTCATTTTCAGCACTCATATTTAGGCTAATCTCTTTTAGCCATCCCAGCCCATCTGAATTGTTGTCTGCTCTGAGTTATTACTCCTGGCTCTCTTAGAATCAATACTACGGTCACTAAGACACTGAAAAATGGTCCTTAAATGATTGTTAGTTTGCAAAGCATGGCACCACAGCCTTTGTAGGTTTCTTATTCCAGCTCTAGTTTCACTTGTGACAGCTCTGGCTCATTGTATGTCTATGTGAATagcctttcccccccccccctcagatAATCTGCCCTAACACAGCTAttaagagaagaagggagggattCAAACCTGGCAGATACTGTCTCCAAAGCAAATGCTTTTTATGAGCATATTATTTTGTCCCCAAGGTCTTAGCCACCTGCAGTGATTCCCCtcaccttttcctcccttccacaTCAGCATTTTCTCTTCCTGCTAGTGGATGCTCAGATGCCTGTTGGGTACCATAAGCCCACTTACTTGCCCCAACTGGTTTTTCCACTCCACATCTCTGTTTAACTCATCGACCATTCCAAGTGATAGCAGGTGACAACATATGGTGCATCATTCACTCAGTCACTGAAGAGTGACAAGGGACTGACACCCCAAAACTCTGATGCCAGGCATGAGGACTCCCCAATCACATGTGTATTACAACATCCTCAGCTGGCTCATGCTTATTTCATTACTTGCCTGTCAGCCCCACTACACCATCAGCCTAAGGATAGAGTAGTGTCTTCTTCATTTCCGAATCTCCTTTACACAGCACAACATGTACTACCTCAATATAAAAggtttgaaagaatgaatgacttttatgaataaatgaaggaaagtCAAAAAGGGCTCCTACAGGAGGAATGAGGCACAAACATTTGGACCATCTCAAGGTTATTAGATCCCTTCTTTCCTCAAAACTTTTGACCTGGCATGGTCAAAAGTTTTGACCTGACATGGGGAAGCAAAGAGCCTGGGGCTAGAGAGTGTAACAAGCTGTCCTCTAAATAAGACTCACCCTCATCCTCTCCCAATCCCATCACCCATttcctgcctgtgaaccaaaatgggAAAAGAGCTCCAAGATTTTGTCAGTTCTCAATGGAATCAGAATTCCTCAACTCATTACTTTCTATGTTCCCACTCCTTTCTGCCCAAGAATTTCCCCTATGCTATAGGTTCAGAGCCACAAGCTCTGAAATAAATagggagttgtttttttttaagttcatacaATCATATGcaattatttgcctttttacttCCTCTAGAGTCACTAAAGTTCCTCCAAGAAGTCCTGGAAGGAAAACTAAGAGTAGTATGAAGCCCTTTCCAAGTGTCCCCTCAAGTGCCACTCAAATATCCTGCTTAGGGCCCACCTGCAGTCTCTTCCTGCTGAGCCTCAGCTCTGAGAGCTGCCTACCTTCAGCTATAAGAGGTTAATTAGGATCTACATAAGGTCCTTCAGTATGTGGCACTGTCTGAATatctctttccattttccttaaGAATGACTCAGCTGCTTCCCATTGAATACAATTGGTACTGGGGAGGGAGGACACAGAACTGACAAGGAACTGTGAGTTATAAGCAAAGGGAGAGGACTTTGTGTTTGTTGATTCATCCTTGACTTCTGATATGGAATGTCCAAAATGTACCTCAAGGAGCTAAACCTGAGATCCTGCACTGTCCACTCCCATAACACCAATTGTAATGACTAAGTCATGAAATTCTCTGAAGGTTCATTCAGACAGACCAGTGTCTGTATTTCTTGATGTCTCAGGATCACAGGAAGCCAATGCTCCTTGGGATGGGACTCCTGAGATTGGTGACTCCTACGGAGTTGCCCTCATGCTCTGGGGAAGTGACCAGGCCATGATCTTATTGTAATTTTCTGTCATCACAGGATGGCTGTTCTGCATATGGGGCCTGTGGAGGAGCACCTGATCTCATAAGGAAAAGGAGGAGTGATGGTcaggaagaacacaccaaagTGGAGGTGAGATTAATGAGCTCCCTCTCCAGGTCTTGTGTGGAAACTTCCAACACAGGTAGTCAGGGATGGGGGCTAAGGCAAAGCCTGAGAGATATCCACTGATGTTTCATGAAGGACAGGAAAAACTTCCCATGGACAGTCGTTGACAAGGACATTTGATCCTTTGACACTATCTCAAAGTCTGtctgtgaattaatttttttcaactactGCTTGCTCTTCTCTCCTCTGCCATCCCATCCCGCACCACTTTCTTCCACCCCGACTCCCACCACCACCAATGACTCAGAGTTGCAACCCATGGTGGAAAAATGGCTTCCATCCTTGTGGCTATTATAAGGATAAGGTTAGCTTCTAATAACCAcaagatatagaaaaatattcattttttcagcAAAGTCCAAACCTCAACATTTTTTCACATGCTCCATGGCACTTTAATTCTGTATGGGAGCCACCTATCACAACTGTTTGATCTTTTAAACTGTACCCTCCCTGAAAAAAGATACCATATCTCCCCTTTTTTCTGGTCTATCCCCATTGCTGACCATGATGCCTGGACCATAATCAttgctgagaaaaggaaaaacagtccCAGATTGCTGGCAACAAGACTGGGCTGGTTCTAGTAGCTAGGCCACATCTTCTCTTATTGAATATAACCAAGTTCATGAAACTCCCAAGTCAGACAAGCTACCTCTGTGATCATGAGGGACTAAGACAAAAATAAGACCACTCTGAGCACCATCAAAATAAGTGCATTGTCCAAACCACAAAAATGACCAAGCATTCTCTTTTCTCAGCTAGCATGAGGTAGTAACTAACATCGCTACTTCTTTACAAATTTTAACTCTAGTCTTGCCCCATTAATCCTGCTTTCCAGCTAAAAATTATTAAGACACCTAATTACAGAAATGTCCCCTGCTTCCTGAAAGCACCTAATCCAGAGCAAAACTTTAATTCCTTGAGCCTTCCCCAAAATTACCTAACACAAGCCCAAATCCTATGACAAGCACCTCTTAATGTTTCCCCATGATGTACTGACTCCCTCATTTCAACAAGCCAGTCAACACAACTTTATTCTACAGGTATATTGCTAGTAGTCTTTGGATGGGAAAAATTGATGATGTTCCATAGAAATTTATTATATGAAGGAATATAGGAATGAATACCCTGTGATTCATCCTTGACTTCTGATAAGGAGGAATTTCATGGGGCACGGGCCAGTGGTGGCAATTAGGAAGCAGAGGGGGCTTGAGGCAAATATTGAATCTGTAAGAGAAAAGGCAGAAGGCAGTGTCTTAACCCAGAGTCACAGACCAGGGACCAGGTTGAATACTTTAGACTGTCCAGAGTTTCCCAAGAGCACATTTTTATTAGAATGTCCCTTTCCCATCTGGCATTCTCTTAGCCTCCATTGCTAGTAAAACTGGGAGAAAGAATTATGTGCTTTTCAACACTCTATGTTCCTCTTCAGATTACCCAATCTGCTCGAGAAAGCACCCATTTCACCCTTCATGAATAATTTCTTCCAATACAATATCAATTGGTGGAGTCCTCAACATTATGAAGGAAATGGACACTCTCGCATAGTTCAGGGTTAAGCCTACAGATATCCCCTCAGCAAAAGACTCCTTCTGGAAACAGAAGAATATCAAAGCAGGGTGGTCAATGCCAGCTCTTacactttccccctttctccattCCAAGTCACCCTTTTTTGTGACCCAGTGCAATTCATTCTCCCAcagctatttcaaaataaatcatgGGATCCTCTCGCTTTAAAGTGGGTAAGTTGTAAAGTTCAAACCCATATAAGAAATTTTGTGTCTACCAGCAATAAATTATAAAGTACAGAAAAGAATAACacatattttccattaaaatattttatttaaaatttaatttatatttaaataaccatttaatgtaaatataaatgattaatgTTTGCTACAGTACTAACTGTAATCTTTTggaaacaaatagcaaaatgagTAATTGTAATAGTAGAAATGAAGCCAATGAGAAATTCACTTCTAGTACTATAATAGAATCCACTGAGAAAATAAGGTTCAGATGTCATAAAAAAATCATGCTACACAAACCTTAGGAGTTATGAGATCTGTTCTATAAAATGCAATGCACAtaacatcaccaccatcatcaaaCTCCCCATTCTACACATTGAACAAATCATCTTTGTGACTcccaataattaccttaaatagTTTATGCTCATAGATCATTTTTATAATCAATATCATGCATCCTATAGGAAACTAAATATGAAAAAACTGGATTTATTAACTATGAGTCTTGTGATCTCaattactgtatatttttaactttttaaaagattttatttatttatttttagggagggaagggagggagatagaaagagagagatagagagagagagaaacatcaatgtacggttgctgggggttatggcctgcaacccaggaatgtaccctggctgggaatcgaacctgggacactttggttcccagcccgcgctcaatccactgagctacaccagccaggtcaattACTGTATTTATATAATTCTACCTTAGCTTTAGTTCTCCTAGGAGTTCCACCCGCCCCAGACAGGGCCTGGATCCCATCCTCCATCCATTTCCCAACACATCTCATTCCCAGGGTCCAGTGTTCTCAGATCACCAACATCCCCCAGAGATCAGGagtgaattatacctcaacagATCATGACCCTTGAGACTATGCAGAGCAATAGGGAACTAATGTCCAAAAGACAGAGATATCAAAGGACAAATCACAGGGTATCAAACATAAATGTTACTTTTCTGATGTCTGTCCAGTTAAACTTGAAATGCTCAAGGTCAGGAAATGTGGCATATGCATCTCTACATCCTCACTAACCAGCAAAAATGCAAGGGGCAGAGTCAAAGTTAAAGCATCTGAGCTGAATGAGTGCAAGGAGAAAATGGCAGATCCCCAACACACTGGGAAGCAGTCATCAAGATTTCCTGGTTCCCTCTTGCCAGGCATCCTGGCGAGTGTGCAGGAAGAAGCTGGAGACCTGGGATGGAAGTGTGTGGCgctgccaccctccccctggtTGTGAAAGCAGCAGCATGCTCACACCATGTGTCATGAACCCAGCACTGAATAAAAGGGCTCCTACCCTGGGCTCCCCAACCACAGCCTCCCTAGGAACagccttctcctgcctcctcagcaTCCGGTGAGTGTCTGGAAGGGGACAGAACCTCAGGCGGGGGTGTTGGGAAGACAGCCCCAGACTTCAGTCGGGAAGAGGGAAGTAGAGGTGTCTGATGTGGAGCCAGCCAGAACAGAACCTTGGAGGGCAGCAGGGGACAGAACAGGGACAGTGAACAAGGAATCTCTGTGGGATGCATCCGGGTCTGTGACATGCCAGAGCACTGCCTGTCAACATCCCCTCGCATCTTTCTCCTGAAAGATGCACACATGTCAGAGACATTCTCAGGAGTTATTACTGGGGTATATTTGCTTCCATGTTTCTGTGAAGAGACAGATGTGGAGCTCAGAAAATGATACCAGCATTACTTTTGGAAGGGGAATTTTGGGCAAGTGCAGGAAATGTCTTTTCAGGTCAATTTAACTTGGTATcagtttctattttcctcctgAACATCACAGCTCAGGAAGCAGCTGGTATGAAAAGCAGTGGCTTTAGGAGATGTTCATAGAGGAGACACTGGCCTGGAGCTTTTGAACTGACCTTTTCCTTTAATCTGTCCAGGCTCTCTCACCTCTTGCCAAGATGTCCTGCCAGCAGAACCAGCAACAGTGCCAGCCTCCTCCCAAGTGCCCCTCTCCcaagtgcccctcccccaagtgCCCCCCAAAGAGCCCAGCACAGtgctcaccccctgccccctctggctGTGCTCTCAGCCCCGGGGGTGGCTGTGGCTCCAGCTCTGAGGGTGGCTGCTGCCTGAGCCACCACAGGCACCGCCGCAGGTCCCACCGATGCCGGCTCCAGAGCTCTGACTCCTGTGACAACGGGGGCTCTGGCTGTggccacagctctgggggctgctgATGACCTGGACTCTGATGCTGAGACAAGTGATTTCAGAGGAAACAACGTTTCAGAGACTATCCTCTACCTAGCATATTTCCTCCCAGTACCTGCATCTCCGAGCCCTGCGGTGGCGCTGAGACATCTCTGTGGAGCTGCTGATAGTTCCTCAGTGCCTTTTCCGGTCCACTCTCTCAGGCCCCACAGGATGCCTGCCTCCAGCTCTGCCAGGGCTTGCAATATCTGCCCCATCAATTATCATCACCCATGTCTGACCCTGTGAAAAATAAAGGTTTCTTTTCCTCAGCACCACTAGGCTGTCTTTGACTTTGTTCCAACCCAGGCTactctgtcccccctccccgctGTTTCTCAGGCCACCACTACCTTATGGAAGAGACGGGTCCTGACTTTGGACCTGAAAAAACAGCAGTTTCAGGTCCTCCAAAAGAACCTGTGGGAACATTTTATGTTgggacaggaggaggaagggaactgTTTTCAATCCCACAGCAATCAAAGGAAAATATCCCTACAACATGGTGTGGGAAATGGCCTGACTCAAGCCTAGACTCTGGTGGAAGGTACTTTCACCATCAGCATACAGAAGGAATTCCAGGATCCCCAACTAAAAGACAGGGATCCAGGAGGCAAAGAATCCAAAACCTACCAGAAAAGTCATTGAGacaacaggagaaaagaaaaaggcctcAGGATGACTATTAACTCAATTTCTTCGATAAGGATCT
This portion of the Phyllostomus discolor isolate MPI-MPIP mPhyDis1 chromosome 14, mPhyDis1.pri.v3, whole genome shotgun sequence genome encodes:
- the LOC114489110 gene encoding late cornified envelope protein 3D-like; the encoded protein is MSCQQNQQQCQPPPKCPSPKCPSPKCPPKSPAQCSPPAPSGCALSPGGGCGSSSEGGCCLSHHRHRRRSHRCRLQSSDSCDNGGSGCGHSSGGC